Within the candidate division KSB1 bacterium genome, the region GCAATCACAACCCCACCCATGAGGTAGACCCGCGGGTGGTTGCGTGTGTCCAGCCCCGAAACCGGCAACGGCTTGGGGTTTTCCAGCGGCCGCAGTCGAGTGATCACCAGCATGCAGACTGCGAGCACGATGAAGACCAGCGCCATGTGGTGCAGGAAGGCCCAGGAGTTGAAGGCGGCCACCGCGCGGTAGACACCTGGCGCAAAGTGCTTCAGCCCTGGGATGTACCAAATGAAACGTCCGAACCGACAAAAGCCGTACAGCGGCAGGCCGATGAGCATGGCCGCCTTGCCCGCCGCCGGGGGTGCCTTCTTGACCACCAGCCCGACCAAGAACGCGGCAACGATTCCCGGGGAGATGAACCCCCAGATTTCCTGGATGTAGCTGAACACCCCCTTGAACCGGGAAATGATCGGCGCCCATAGGCAGGCCACCACTACAATGACGGTGGTGACCCACCGGCCCACGCGCACCAGTTGCCCTGCCGATGCCTGCGGCCGCAGGTACTTGGCATAGATGTCGATGGTGAAGATCGTCGAGGCGGAATTCAACCCGGAGTTGAAGGTGCTCATCACTGCGCCCGCAAGGGCCGCCAACATGACCCCGCGCAGCTGGGGCGGCAGAATCTTGCTGATCATGTGCGGGTAAGCCTTGTCGGCTACCGTAATCTCGTTGGCAAAAAGTTGGTAGGCCATAATGCCGGGAATAACGATGATGAATGGGATGCAGAGCTTCAAGATCGCCGCGAGCATGATACCTTTCTGCCCTTCGGCCACGCTCTTGGCGCCCAAGGTGCGCTGCGTGATGAACTGGTTAAGGCCCCAGTAGAACAGGTTAGGAATCCACAAGCCCCCTATGAATACCGCCAGCCAGGGCACATCCGGGTCATTCCAGGGCAGGACCACGTGCAGCTTGTGGGCGTTGGCGCTGGCAAAAACCTGCCAGCCGTGCAGCAGGTTCCCCTGACCCAGGAGGCTCATTCCCAATACGGTCACCAGCGCCCCGCCGATGAGCAGCCCGGCACCCTGCAAAAGGTCAGACCAGACCACCGACTTGAGCCCGCCGTAGATCGTGTAACTGCCGGCGA harbors:
- a CDS encoding solute:sodium symporter family transporter translates to MGLTWIDLVVFIGFLGTVMAVSLYAGRRERTSEDYFLAGRKLTWYLVGFSLIASNISTEHFVGMAGSAFGRVGLAIASYEWMAAVTLVIVAWWLLPIFLKAGIYTMPEFLEYRYDVATRTIMATYIMAAYIIVLLATVLYSGAVALNAIFDIPRMFVEHFGMEQARAEHWANITGIWLIGIIAGSYTIYGGLKSVVWSDLLQGAGLLIGGALVTVLGMSLLGQGNLLHGWQVFASANAHKLHVVLPWNDPDVPWLAVFIGGLWIPNLFYWGLNQFITQRTLGAKSVAEGQKGIMLAAILKLCIPFIIVIPGIMAYQLFANEITVADKAYPHMISKILPPQLRGVMLAALAGAVMSTFNSGLNSASTIFTIDIYAKYLRPQASAGQLVRVGRWVTTVIVVVACLWAPIISRFKGVFSYIQEIWGFISPGIVAAFLVGLVVKKAPPAAGKAAMLIGLPLYGFCRFGRFIWYIPGLKHFAPGVYRAVAAFNSWAFLHHMALVFIVLAVCMLVITRLRPLENPKPLPVSGLDTRNHPRVYLMGGVVIALTATLYAIFW